In Flavobacterium hankyongi, the genomic window TTACTCTATTGTTAAAGAAGCCGAAGTCAAGACCAGTATTAATTTCCCTAGTTTTTTCCCATGTGAGATCTTTATTAGGTAAACTAGCAGAGATACCTCCGTTTGCTATAGTATTATTGAAATCGTAATAAGTCTGTTGGTTTAATGTGAACATAGTTGTGTAAGCATTAACATTGTCATTACCAGTGAAACCATAACTGACTCTTGCTTTTAAGTTTGAAATTATTTTACTATTTTCAAGGAAAGACTCTTCATTTAGTTTCCAAGCTAATGCTGCAGAAGGGAAATAATCCCATTTATTACCAGGTGATAATACAGATGAACCATCCCATCTATTTGAAACGGTCAATAAATATTTGTTATTAAATGCATAATTTAATCTTAATGCAAATGAACTCAACGTTTTCTTAGAATACCCAGTTCCTAAATTATACGTACTTTGCGGAGCAAACCCATTGTTATAATATTGTGTATCAAATGGTTGTAAGCGTGAACTTATATTGCTAGATTCGAAAACATTTGTATTGATACTTTGTAAAGCTAAGAAATTGAAACTATGTTTATTAAGTACTTTTTTAATATTTATTTGATTATCCCAAGTTTGATTATATCCATCATTATTAAGTAGAGAAGATGACGGAAGATTTTGATTTGCCACTCCTACGTTTGTTTTTATTCCCCATGCTCTTCCTCTTTTAGCATTGAAATAATTTCCAGAATAAGAGGTTTTGAATGACATCCATTTAGTTGGCGAATATTCAAAAAATAGATTCCCTAATAGTCTCCATTTTTTTATTTCATCAGTCGAATTTTGAATTTCCAATAAAGGGTTATAAGTACTAGTTTTATCTATTGCTGCAGCACCATTAGGGAAAAAGAGTTTTCCAGGAACATCTGTTAATTGTCCTATAATTTCATTTCCATTTGCATCTATAGCATAAGGTGACAAAAATGGATTTAAGCGAAATGCATCTCGCATTGCAACATCACTTCCCAATTGTTCATTGGTTTTAGCAATAGTTAAATTTACTCCCGTTGTAAATTTTTCGTTGATTTTATGATTGAAACCTGCTTTAAGAGTATATTTATCAATTGATTCATTTTCTAGGTTTCCAGTTTCTTTTTGTATTCCTACGCCAAGATTGTAAGCTATACCACCTTCTGATTTGCCAGATATATTTAAGTAATTATTTTGTTGAATACCACTTTTTAATACTGCATCATACCAATCGAAAGTTTGATTGTTTGCCACTCTTTTTAAAAACACTTGATTGTTAGGTCCGCCAACCGCTGTAGCGATTTGAGCAGGAGTTGTTGTAGCGTAGTTCCCACCATTTACGGTCGCTAGAAATGCAGATTGGTGATAATAAAACCATTTTTGTCCATCCATCATTTCCGGTAATCTAGCGACTTCTTTGGTTCCAAATGATGTTTCAAAGTTCACATTGAATGACTTTTTTGAGGTAGAGCCACTTTTTGTGGTGATTATTACAACTCCATTTGATCCCCTTGATCCGTATATTGCAGATGAAGAAGCGTCTTTTAGTATATCCATTCTATCAATATCTTGAGGGTTTAGATAGCTGATATCATCCACAAAGGCTCCGTCAACAACATATAGAGGGTTTCCTCCTGAAATTGAGTTATTTCCTCTTATAGTTAATTTGTATCCATCACCTAATCTTCCTGAGTTAGAACTAATCTGCACTCCAGGTACACTTCCTTGGATAGCTTCTAATACGCCAGTGGTATTTCTACTAGTAACATCTTTTGATGATATTGTACTTACTGTTCCCGTGGCGTCAGACTTTTTTATAGTACCATATCCTACAACTACAATATCTTTTAGTGCTTGAGTTTCTGAATTTAACTCTATTGCAATATTTTTTTTGCCATTTAAAGATACCTCTTTGGTTGTATAACCTAAAAAGCTCACCATTAGAATAGCATTTGGATCATTTACAGTAATAGTAAATTTTCCTGAAACATCTGTGCTAGCATTATTTGTCGAACCTTTTTCAACAATATTAGCTCCAGGTATAGTTTCTTTGTTTGTTGCATCTGAAACTATCCCTGTAATTTTTATTTTTTCTTGCGCAATCGCAGAATTAATAAAAATTAGATTAAAAAATGTGAATAGTACTAAAGCCAACCTTAGTCTATTTAAGATTTTTAGTTTTCTTTTCATAATTTATTTTTAGTTTTTAATAGTGTTCAATTTTTTGGTTGTTAATTTTGCTATTGGTTATTTTAAGATTTTCTATATGTGTTATC contains:
- a CDS encoding SusC/RagA family TonB-linked outer membrane protein, whose translation is MKRKLKILNRLRLALVLFTFFNLIFINSAIAQEKIKITGIVSDATNKETIPGANIVEKGSTNNASTDVSGKFTITVNDPNAILMVSFLGYTTKEVSLNGKKNIAIELNSETQALKDIVVVGYGTIKKSDATGTVSTISSKDVTSRNTTGVLEAIQGSVPGVQISSNSGRLGDGYKLTIRGNNSISGGNPLYVVDGAFVDDISYLNPQDIDRMDILKDASSSAIYGSRGSNGVVIITTKSGSTSKKSFNVNFETSFGTKEVARLPEMMDGQKWFYYHQSAFLATVNGGNYATTTPAQIATAVGGPNNQVFLKRVANNQTFDWYDAVLKSGIQQNNYLNISGKSEGGIAYNLGVGIQKETGNLENESIDKYTLKAGFNHKINEKFTTGVNLTIAKTNEQLGSDVAMRDAFRLNPFLSPYAIDANGNEIIGQLTDVPGKLFFPNGAAAIDKTSTYNPLLEIQNSTDEIKKWRLLGNLFFEYSPTKWMSFKTSYSGNYFNAKRGRAWGIKTNVGVANQNLPSSSLLNNDGYNQTWDNQINIKKVLNKHSFNFLALQSINTNVFESSNISSRLQPFDTQYYNNGFAPQSTYNLGTGYSKKTLSSFALRLNYAFNNKYLLTVSNRWDGSSVLSPGNKWDYFPSAALAWKLNEESFLENSKIISNLKARVSYGFTGNDNVNAYTTMFTLNQQTYYDFNNTIANGGISASLPNKDLTWEKTREINTGLDFGFFNNRVTGSIDVYDRLSEKLIFQQKLPLETGWGVTYSNVGSVSNKGVEVLLTTKIIQKENISWDATVSFTKNKNKLESIYNQSEVSDIGNNLHIGHSLNSYYNYVFDGIWQESERALALTYGQTPGQAKVKDLNNDGKIDAKNDRTIIGDSDPDWVGTFNTSLRIKNFDLSISAFTNQGVLAYSQFHENFTDMQDRGRQRLDIADWYIPVNGAGIQPQNSNSYPMPRNEGAYWNTAGNDQGQKMGYYRDASFIKVKNITLGYNLDANLLSKLKIKNCRIYANVLNPFVITEYEGYDPEWATAPFTTGRVSSITYQLGFSFNF